From one Esox lucius isolate fEsoLuc1 chromosome 11, fEsoLuc1.pri, whole genome shotgun sequence genomic stretch:
- the LOC114840343 gene encoding zinc finger protein 345-like isoform X1, whose product MQREDKHSLILSFHTEPKQESLDSDCEAQWALGDSEMASVKLEDKSQKLGLNVTIKDEEEEKKNMVIINNGEGDLLTQDGIPEVETLGEKQQEDYNHKKCHHCPHCEKHFSFPSLLKKHIKIHTGEKPYSCSDCGKCFSQLGHLKLHQCIHTGEKPYSCSDCGKCFSHLGNLKLHQRIHTGDKPYSCSDCGKCFSKLGHLKLHQRIHTGDKPYSCPDCGKCFSKLGNLKLHQRIHTGDKPYSCSDCGKCFSQLGHLKLHLRIHTGEKPYSCSDCGKCFSHLGNLKLHQRIHTGDKPYSCPDCGKCFSKLGNLKLHQRIHTGDKPYSCSDCGKCFSQLGHLKLHQRIHTGEKPYSCSDCGKCFSHLGNLKLHQRIHTGDKPYSCPDCGKCFSKLGHLKLHQRIHTGEKPYSCSDCGKCFSQLGSLKLHQRIHTGVKPYSCPDCGKYFSLLSSLKLHQHIHTGEKPYSCSDCGKCFSQLRSLILHQRIHTGVKPYSCSDCGKCFSHLSSLKLHQHIHTGEKPYSCSDCGKCFISSSLLTRHQRVHIGEKPYSCSYCGKCFISSSLLTRHQRLHTGENLYSCSYCGKCFTTSFSLTRHQRVHTGEKPLREISI is encoded by the exons ATG caGAGGGAGGACAAACACAGCCTCAtactctccttccacactgagcccAAACAAGAGTCACTGGATTCTGATTGTGAAGCTCAATGGGCATTGGGGGATTCAGAGATGGCATCAGTAAAGCTGGAGGACAAAAGTCAAAAACTGGGGCTGAATGTTACCAttaaagatgaggaggaggagaagaagaataTGGTTATCATTAATAATGGAGAAGGAGATTTACTCACTCAAG ATGGGATTCCTGAAGTGGAGACACttggagagaaacaacaggaagactACAATCATAAGAAGTGTCACCACTGTCCCcactgtgaaaaacatttctcatttccatcactgttaaaaaaacacattaagatccatactggagagaagccttactcctgttctgactgtggaaagtgtttctctcaattaggtcatcttaaacttcaccagtgcatacatactggtgagaagccttactcctgttctgactgtggaaagtgtttctctcatttaGGTAATCTTAaacttcaccagcgcatacatactggtgataagccttactcctgttctgactgtggaaagtgtttctctAAATTAGGTCATCTTAaacttcaccagcgcatacatactggtgataagccttactcctgtcctgactgtggaaagtgtttctctAAATTAGGTAATCTTAaacttcaccagcgcatacatactggtgataagccttactcctgttctgactgtggaaagtgtttctctcaattaggtcatcttaaacttcacctgcgcatacatactggtgagaagccttactcctgttctgactgtggaaagtgtttctctcatttaGGTAATCTTAaacttcaccagcgcatacatactggtgataagccttactcctgtcctgactgtggaaagtgtttctctAAATTAGGTAATCTTAaacttcaccagcgcatacatactggtgataagccttactcctgttctgactgtggaaagtgtttctctcaattaggtcatcttaaacttcaccagcgcatacatactggtgagaagccttactcctgttctgactgtggaaagtgtttctctcatttaGGTAATCTTAaacttcaccagcgcatacatactggtgataagccttactcctgtcctgactgtggaaagtgtttctctAAATTAGGTCATCTTAaacttcaccagcgcatacatactggagagaagccttactcctgttctgactgtggaaagtgtttctctcaattaggtagcCTTAaacttcaccagcgcatacatactggtgtgaagccttactcctgtcctgactgtggaaaatatttctctcttttaagTAGTCTTAAACTTCACCAgcacatacatactggtgagaagccttactcctgttctgactgtggaaagtgtttctctcaattacgTAGTCTTATacttcaccagcgcatacatactggtgtgaagccttactcctgttctgactgtgggaaatgttTCTCTCATTTAAGTAGTCTTAAACTTCACCAgcacatacatactggtgagaagccttactcctgttctgactgtgggaagtgttttatctCATCATCTCTACTTACTAGACATCAGAGAGTGCATAttggtgagaagccttactcctgttcatactgtgggaagtgttttatctCATCATCTCTACTTACTAGACATCAGAGACTGCATACTGGTGAGAATCTGTACTCCTGTTcttactgtgggaagtgttttacgACTTCATTTTCACTTACTAGACATCAGcgagtgcacacaggtgagaaacctttgagagaaataagtatttga